The Maylandia zebra isolate NMK-2024a linkage group LG7, Mzebra_GT3a, whole genome shotgun sequence genome contains a region encoding:
- the hapln3 gene encoding hyaluronan and proteoglycan link protein 3 — MSFAAAMLSLPRPLLATCVYLLLLPGCQGRILGYTNGFHYQDISNGNGHGEIYFNGIRLHVESPQSSVSATRGSTVTLPCHYHYEPELTIPRKTRVKWSWLPANTMTPQVSADAFFKETEVMVAMGSRHRSYGSFRGRVRLRRSAPGDMSLVINELQVNDTGRYRCEVIDGLEDDSVTVDLELRGVVFPYYSQKGRYHYNFFRAQKECQDQDATLATFEQLFTAWEEGLDWCNAGWLADGTVQYPITIPRDGCGGKNLAPGLRSYGQRDRVLHRYDAFCFAASVKGTVYFLENTTKLNFTEAIQACSSDGSQIAKVGQLYAAWKLMGLDHCDAGWLADGSVRYPITKARANCGPSQPGVRSFGFPPQYLKFGVYCYRSMLCFNAGQIKPY; from the exons ATGAGCTTTGCTGCAGCCATGCTCAGTCTACCGCGCCCCCTTCTGGCCACCTGCGTGTATCTCCTGCTGCTGCCGGGCTGTCAGGGCAGGATCCTCGGCTACACCAATGGTTTTCACTACCAGGACATCAGCAACGGGAATGGACACGGAGAGA TTTATTTTAATGGGATTCGTCTCCACGTGGAATCCCCTCAGTCTTCAGTGTCAGCCACTAGGGGGAGCACTGTCACCCTTCCGTGTCACTACCACTATGAGCCTGAACTGACTATACCACGCAAGACCCGTGTCAAATGGTCCTGGTTGCCTGCCAACACCATGACTCCACAAGTTTCTGCTGATGCCTTCTTCAAGGAGACTGAGGTTATGGTTGCCATGGGAAGCCGCCACCGCAGCTACGGCAGCTTCCGTGGCCGCGTGCGCCTGCGACGCTCAGCGCCAGGGGACATGTCTCTAGTAATCAATGAGCTACAGGTCAACGACACAGGAAGATATCGCTGTGAAGTGATTGATGGCCTGGAGGATGACAGTGTGACGGTGGATCTGGAGCTACGGG GTGTGGTGTTTCCTTACTACTCTCAGAAAGGACGCTACCATTATAACTTCTTCAGGGCCCAAAAAGAGTGCCAGGATCAGGATGCTACTTTGGCTACATTTGAGCAGCTCTTTACAGCATGGGAGGAGGGGCTAGACTGGTGTAATGCTGGCTGGTTGGCTGATGGCACAGTGCAGTATCCAATCACAATCCCACGTGATGGTTGTGGGGGCAAGAACTTGGCTCCTGGTCTACGGAGCTATGGACAACGAGACCGTGTCCTTCACCGATATGACGCTTTCTGCTTCGCTGCGTCTGTTAAGG GGACAGTTTACTTCTTAGAGAACACAACCAAGCTCAACTTCACTGAAGCAATCCAGGCTTGTTCCAGTGATGGAAGTCAGATTGCCAAAGTGGGCCAGCTGTATGCTGCATGGAAACTGATGGGATTGGACCACTGTGATGCAGGCTGGTTGGCTGATGGAAGTGTCCGTTATCCTATCACAAAGGCCCGGGCTAACTGTGGTCCATCACAACCAGGTGTGCGTAGTTTTGGGTTCCCCCCTCAGTACCTGAAATTCGGTGTCTACTGTTATCGGTCGATGCTCTGTTTTAACGCGGGACAAATTAAACCATACTAA